Part of the Cryptococcus neoformans var. grubii H99 chromosome 2, complete sequence genome is shown below.
CAACCTACCTCAGCCCGCTCACAGGGAAAGCGACCTCCCCGTAACATTCCAAATACGCAAACGACCATATCCTCACATGTCAACGCTCAACCGGCAGGCCCCGCACTAAACTCTCATACAGCAGACAGCTATCTGGAACGAGTCGATCATGATCCAGGATTAAAGAAGTTGATGGCCGGGGTAAGGAGTAAGACTGTGCATACCTCTCAAGTTCCTACTGCTGCCATGACTGAGCTTGAACCTGGTCGGCAGCCTCTCACGGCTACCAGATCGCAATTTGACGACAAgcccctccctcctctcacATTAGATACCCATGGCGTTACCCGCTCTCATACTGTCCGTGCACCCCCCAAGGATTCTATCGCTAACAACAACCGCCGACCTAGAAGGATGAGTCTTTCAGAGGGCCTGCATAACCAtgaccatcatcatcagagGCCCATGAGTCAAATTCCAGATGGGGACAGATATCCCattttccctcttccagGGCAAAGCGGGGGGCACAATGGGTTTGGAACTGTTGAATCGACCAATATTGATCATGCCGCGTGAGTATATATATCCTTCCAAGTTTGCCAAAATAGGAACTAACCGCCTAAAAGTCCTCTTGAACTATCCAATTTCCGATCTCCCAACTCTGAATATCGTGGTGGGCGCGCATCCGATTGGAGCACTCCCGCTAGACTTAATCGTGGCCCCGCCGCTCCTTCAGCCGTCCGTAACAAAGTTGCTAGTGCTTTGCGGAAAGATATGGATATTGAGCCAGAGCTGGAAGATATCGAAGAAATGGGTGAAAATGAGAGATTTACCGACATGCCTGCTGGACAGGTGAGTGATGTGTTGAGGAGGGATTGTGACAGCACGCGCTGACAGAACCGAAAGGTACGGCCACCCATGGAGCAACATGGTGAACAAATGTTTAGGCCTATGCCTTCTCAAGTCGACAGGAGCACATCCGGCCCTCCCAGACCTGCACCTTCCATGCCTAATATGAGGCATCGGGTCCAAGTAGGTCATGACTATGGCATGTCCAAGGAATGAAATTAGCTAATTACCCCTTCCAGCCTGTAATGCCAAAGCCTCTTGGGCACTCTCGGACCCGCTCGGAATCTCATCCTGGggtccaccaccaccctcaacctcaCTCCATCGCTGCCTTATATAATGCTCATCAGACGGACTCGGCAGCTAGGGCAAATGACCGGCTTCCTGAGCCTGAATCCCTCTACCGTCCCCCTAAATCACACAGCCTATTCATTCCCCCACAATTGGCTTCAGCAGGTGTGAGTAatgaggttgaggacgTGCACGGCGGGAGGCACAGTGCACTGGGTTTGAGTGGAGTAGGAAAGAATGACCAAGGGAGCGACGGGATAGCAAGAATGGACGTAGGTAGAATGAAGGCTCCAACTGTaggtggaaagaggaggagttggTATACATGAGCTTATTCCGAGCCTCTCCACCTTTTGACCAACGTTTTACCATACCTTCCTTATATTCAACCACCGGCATCACCGTCGATTCCATTGTCACTTGAAAATCCATGAAACCCAAAGATTACCGTCCAACCTCCTGTACGTACAAGGTTCCGAGATGTCCTTCAACATTAATTATCAAGGTCAAGATTCCAAGCTTACAAGATGATTTATATGCTACTATGCCTGACTCATAACTTTTATAATCATATGTCTTCCACCGACGGATAGTCTTCGAGATCGTGATCCAATGACCCTACCATCGCTGCAATTCCATCTCAAGCTTCACTGCAGTCCCAAATTTCACCTACAAATTTCCAGCCTCCAAATTCTTTCCCTGCGGCAACTGGGGTTGGAGAAGGTATGCATACAGGTAGGGTAACCATTAGCCTGGATACGCCTCCTGGCCAGAAGGGCCATAGCAACGCTGTTAATACTTTGCCGTCCCCATCTGTACTTTCATCACGCGCCAAATCTCATTGTCATCGTATACCTTTCTTCCATCGTCGCTCTGATTCTCAGAGCCGCGAACCATCCCAGGCTCAGCTTCCAAATTCTGGCAGCGACTCCTCCGCCGCTCATACACGAACCCGAAACAGCTACTCACACACCCTTTCACGACCCCATCCGCCTCCAATTTTACCTTCTGCCCCAAACCATACGTATCAGTCTCGCCAACCTTATGAGgtccctcttcctgcttCGAGAAGTGTAGCACCGACGGCGTATAGCAGGACCCCCGACGATACTCCGACTTCAATTGATACATTAACGAATGAAGTGCGGACAATTGACTTTGCCAGAGAAATATCGTTGCCTACTAAAGGAGAGACCGTGTATGACGCCAAAACCACGGTGGCTGTACGTTTTCCGTTCCCGATAGTCGTGGAGCGCTTGGACTGACGAATGGTGTAGACCGAGGGAGGTAGTGACCAGCCCGTCTTCCCACAATGGACAGCTTCCCGCCAACTTCGTCGTCGACCGATAGCGTCCATCACCGGAAAAAGTAACAAAGACAACGGTAACAGTGCCAGTGGGATGGAAGTAGATCCGAGATCGTATCCACTTCCGCCATGTCGATCAACcatgaagaaggcatcCAGTGAGCGTTTCTTCATTTTGAGGCATTTGGGATGAGAAGAGACAACTGATTCTGAAGACCAGCATATGCAGCATCAGTACCACCCATAGAGGAGGTCACTGAACCTgaaagtggaagagatACTATAAGAAGAAGCCGCGTATTGGGTACGGTCGCTTCCTAGCTGCCCATACTTTGTCAAGCCCGTCTGCGTTACAACTGAAGCTCCATTAAAGTTATTGATTATATCAGACGATATGCTTAGTAGATGGTGGTATGTCTTTGAATCTCTTTCACCACACTGAACACGTATCGATGATCGCTGCTATTATTGCTACTGCCTTGTTTATGACGATTAGAGTGTTGAATTAAAGACAACTTAGCATGGCCCCAGTACGTCTTGCTTGGTCAAGAATAGCGGAGCTCTATCTAGCCATTCACTGATGCGCGCCTGCCATCTCTCAGTCTCTAGTTGTTCGCGTCCGCTGTGACTGTGAGCGCTTGCTTCGAGTCTGACCAGTCTACGCGCTTCCCTGTTCAGACATATTTTAAGGCTGGTCCGGCCTCCCGGGCTGCCATACTTATGAAAAATGAAAACAGCTCTGCATCGACCTCGTAAGGTACCATCCCAGCGGCCCCCCATATAATGCTTGCTACGtagaaaagaaaacaatGGCGATATCGTGCAAGGCGTGCTTTGTCACGGCACTAAGAATCGTCTCATGATCCATTTAGAACTTATAtatctccttccctcctaACCCCAGCTCTCGAAGaacccccttcttcccgtCAAatgcctcctccatcttggGCGGCCCACACAGGAacaccttcatccctcTCGCATCACCTAGCCGTCCCTCACACCGCTTTatcgcctcttccaacaTCTCTCGACTCACATGCCCCTTCCTGAATTTCTCCCCTTCGCCCATCTTTCCGGTTCCCGAGACGGCGTAAGTCACCTTCAACCTCTCCGGATATTTCTGTTCCAACTCCTCGAGTTCATCCTTAAGCACGATGTCATTCATTCCGTTCACGCCCCACAACAGCTCTACTTGCTTCTGATCGCCGGCATGAGCCGTGAGAATCTCGCGGGCTAAGGAGTAGATGGGCGTAATGCCCCCGCCACCTGCTACGAGAAGGACAGAGCGCGGCTGCGTAATGGGGAAGTGGGAAATCACACAACCACGTGACAACGTTCCATCCAAAACCGCATAATTATCCCACGCTCCCTCTCTTTCATCGGCATCCGTGATCATGGCACCACCTGCCAAGCTCGCAAGCTCTAGTTCCGTTAACCACTGGTATAAATGACACAATAATAATGTTGTCCGTCCGCGCTGTTTACGATCTGTATTCTGCGACGCCTTGCAAACGCTACAATATCGAGTGAACTGTAAGCCTACCCTCTCACCCCTTCCGGCAACTGTGTGCTAATAATCACAACTCTTCCAGAAATACTCTAAAGTCAACGCTCACAAAGCTTCCGCACTCTGGACTCTATATCGCTGGGATGTTATCGTCTCTCAGAATGGCGCAAATCGTTGGGGTGTCAGGTGCGATGTGGCTCTCTGGTAGGCACACTCGTCTCCTCGTTTTCTCGCTCGATCTTGCACCTCGATAAGATTCTTTGAAAGGATCTATGTCCTTGACAGACTTCTTTTACCGTGTTCCACGCCTTCCTGTCTGACTCCCACTCGCTTAGGCAACATTGTGACTCTATCACTGATCTCTATCCCTGCACTCCAGCGTTCCGCACTGGAAGACGCGTTTCAGCCCTTACGCTTGCAAAGGAAAGCGCCAGACTTTCGAGGCTGGAAAGGCACAGAACCCACCCGTGGCCGCCGTAGTCGCGTCTGCCTTTGCGTATCTGGCGTGGTCAGCTCGCTCGGGAAGTGCTTTCCATAAGTCTTTCCCTCGGAGCGCCACTATTTGGTATTCGACAGCAGCGGTTCTGACCTTTGGGCATCGTGCCATATACAATACTTGCAATGACGAAGACCAACAATGCCTTAACTCAGGCGAGTAATGCGAAGCCAGGCGAAAAGGTCGATGATCTCGAGGCTAGGGCTTTGACAAGCAAATGGATCCAGTTGAACGCAATGAGAAGCTGCCTTCCACTCGCCGGAGGTATCGTTGCGCTCGTCGCTGCACTCGCTTGAGATCCCTGTTCGCCGATGTTAAGTACTACTACCCTTGTTGGCTAAAACGAGGCTCGCCTGGGATATTTCAGCGCATATGTAGTATCGCAGTCTGCTCGAGACTCTAGTATATTTGTTAATGAAGTTCGGCCTGCTGCTTAGGTTTCGTATACTGGCTTTGATCTATGCAGAACAGTGACTGTGTCTCGGTTGAACAGTGGACGAGTTCAATGACCAGGCTTCTTCGCTTGATTACCTGCTGGCTCCTCATTTTAGGGTCTTATTTTTTTGTCGCGACGCTTAAAAAGTGCGATCACATCTAATTAAGGACTTCTTACACTTCTTCATGACAACGCTATTCAAAATATTATACTTTCACTGACATTTGCGTGCTAGCAGACAGAGGCGTTTCTTTTGTACAACTACTAGCTACATCCTTATGAAAGAATTACTGGTCAAGCGCTTCCTTAGCGTGCTGTTTAGCCTCGCCAGAGACGTTGGGGTTCTTCAAGGCACTGAACAATTGTGTTAAGATTCGAATTCCATTCAACCAGTAACAATTACTTACGCTTTGTAACCACCAGCTACCCGATTGGAATGGTGATCATTGTTGCTCTCTTCCTTGGGAACTTCGTCGACCGCTTCGTTACCACGGTT
Proteins encoded:
- a CDS encoding conidiation-specific protein 6 — translated: MSEQHDHRVIGGYKATLNNPRVSDEAKENASNVIDDYQNRGNEAVDEVPKEESNNDHHSNRVAGGYKAALKNPNVSGEAKQHAKEALDQ
- a CDS encoding cytochrome b5 reductase produces the protein MITDADEREGAWDNYAVLDGTLSRGCVISHFPITQPRSVLLVAGGGGITPIYSLAREILTAHAGDQKQVELLWGVNGMNDIVLKDELEELEQKYPERLKVTYAVSGTGKMGEGEKFRKGHVSREMLEEAIKRCEGRLGDARGMKVFLCGPPKMEEAFDGKKGVLRELGLGGKEIYKF